From one Candidatus Thioglobus sp. NP1 genomic stretch:
- the dapF gene encoding diaminopimelate epimerase has product MINFTKMQGLGNDFIVINNIDGDISLSVEEIRRLSDRRFGVGFDQLLMVESPSSNDVDFRYVIFNADGSEVSQCGNGARCFALYVRKKDLAFMNPITVETNSGKLTLTINKDDSVSVEMGEPNFTPSQIPFNAHEESISYDIEGLEIGALSIGNPHAIMVLDDLDSNNINAFALKIQKSNYFPEGINVGFMQIINNNEIRLRVIERGVGETLACGSGACAAVVYGNKLGQLESKVLVHLSGGDASVEFDGKKVFLSGPGEFVYEGSINLRSGSS; this is encoded by the coding sequence ATGATAAATTTTACGAAAATGCAAGGTCTGGGCAATGATTTTATTGTTATAAATAATATTGATGGAGATATTAGCTTATCTGTTGAAGAGATAAGAAGGCTCTCTGATCGCCGCTTTGGAGTTGGTTTTGATCAATTGCTTATGGTAGAGAGTCCTTCATCTAATGATGTTGATTTTCGATATGTAATATTTAATGCTGATGGTTCTGAAGTTAGTCAATGTGGAAATGGAGCAAGATGTTTTGCACTGTATGTTAGAAAAAAAGATTTAGCATTCATGAACCCTATTACTGTTGAAACGAATTCAGGAAAGCTTACGCTTACTATTAATAAAGATGATAGTGTAAGTGTTGAGATGGGAGAGCCAAACTTTACTCCGTCCCAAATACCTTTTAACGCTCATGAGGAGTCTATAAGCTATGACATTGAGGGCCTTGAAATTGGGGCATTATCAATTGGTAATCCCCATGCTATTATGGTTTTGGATGATCTAGATTCTAATAATATAAATGCATTTGCTTTGAAAATTCAAAAATCAAATTATTTTCCTGAGGGGATTAATGTTGGTTTCATGCAGATTATTAATAATAATGAAATAAGGTTAAGAGTTATAGAAAGAGGTGTTGGAGAAACATTGGCCTGTGGTTCAGGTGCATGCGCTGCTGTAGTTTATGGTAATAAACTTGGACAGCTTGAATCAAAAGTTTTAGTTCATCTCAGTGGTGGTGATGCTAGTGTTGAGTTCGATGGAAAGAAGGTTTTTCTTTCAGGGCCTGGGGAATTTGTTTATGAAGGCTCTATAAATCTTAGAAGTGGCTCTTCCTAG
- the lipA gene encoding lipoyl synthase, with translation MLQELEIKALKGESKISRLKIKPDSERKPLKKPDWIRIRHTNSNKVNELKKTLRSQELFTVCEEAQCPNLSECFNHGTATFMIMGQICTRRCPFCDVAHGRPKSLDKNEPLHLADTISKMSLKYVVITSVDRDDLRDGGAGHFKECIDQIRLKTPQVKIEILTPDFRGRVDKALETFSDCPPDVFNHNLETVPSLYPKVRPGSDYQQSLTLLKNFKEKHPGVVTKSGLMLGVGETQRQVIDVLKDLREHDVDMLTLGQYLQPSRHHLAVEEYITPQQFEQYKDIANELGFSQVASGPMVRSSYHADLQAKGELVN, from the coding sequence ATGTTACAAGAACTTGAAATTAAAGCACTTAAAGGCGAATCTAAAATAAGTCGGCTTAAGATAAAGCCTGATTCTGAAAGAAAACCATTAAAAAAACCAGACTGGATAAGGATTAGACATACTAATTCTAATAAGGTTAACGAACTTAAAAAAACACTCAGAAGCCAAGAACTCTTTACAGTTTGTGAAGAAGCTCAATGCCCTAATTTGAGTGAATGCTTCAATCATGGAACTGCAACCTTCATGATAATGGGACAGATATGCACTAGGAGATGTCCTTTCTGTGATGTTGCACATGGCAGGCCAAAATCTTTAGACAAAAATGAACCTTTGCATTTAGCTGACACAATCTCAAAGATGTCTCTAAAGTATGTTGTTATTACTTCTGTTGATCGCGATGATTTAAGAGATGGCGGTGCTGGTCACTTCAAAGAATGTATAGATCAAATTCGCCTTAAAACTCCTCAAGTAAAAATTGAAATTCTAACGCCAGACTTTAGAGGAAGAGTTGATAAGGCCCTTGAAACTTTTAGTGACTGCCCTCCTGATGTTTTTAATCATAATCTTGAGACAGTTCCGAGTCTTTATCCCAAGGTACGCCCTGGCTCTGACTACCAACAATCCCTCACCTTACTTAAAAATTTCAAAGAAAAACACCCTGGGGTTGTAACTAAATCAGGCCTTATGCTCGGTGTTGGTGAGACGCAAAGACAAGTTATCGATGTTCTAAAAGATCTTAGAGAGCATGATGTTGATATGCTTACCTTAGGCCAATATCTACAACCTAGTAGACATCATCTAGCTGTTGAAGAGTATATAACCCCTCAACAATTTGAGCAATACAAGGATATAGCTAATGAACTTGGATTCTCTCAAGTAGCAAGTGGTCCAATGGTAAGATCTTCGTATCATGCAGATCTTCAAGCTAAAGGCGAACTTGTTAATTAA
- a CDS encoding OmpH family outer membrane protein, with protein MRVLALFLLTFLVSSVSAESIKIGYIDTEMVVNNLTLYKDGKNLIASEFEQKKQELLDLFNHIELIRSSKNELDDNEIKKILELESSFKKETEFWQTTINQKQVDLLRDIEIIINNAIKELAIEDNFDLIFYENAAFVSNNVDISNKIISKIESQTP; from the coding sequence ATGAGAGTTCTTGCTCTATTTTTATTAACCTTTTTAGTATCTTCTGTAAGTGCTGAATCAATAAAAATTGGCTATATAGATACTGAAATGGTTGTTAATAACTTGACTCTTTATAAAGATGGCAAAAATCTTATAGCTTCAGAATTTGAACAAAAAAAACAAGAGTTACTAGATTTATTTAATCATATTGAGTTAATAAGATCTAGTAAAAATGAGTTAGATGACAACGAAATAAAGAAAATATTAGAATTAGAATCAAGTTTTAAAAAAGAAACCGAATTTTGGCAAACAACTATTAATCAAAAACAAGTTGATTTACTTAGAGATATTGAGATAATCATTAATAACGCAATCAAAGAATTAGCTATAGAAGATAATTTTGATCTTATTTTTTATGAAAATGCAGCATTTGTTAGTAATAATGTTGATATAAGTAACAAGATTATTTCTAAAATTGAAAGTCAGACTCCATGA
- a CDS encoding DUF2177 family protein, whose product MIKTFFIALLFFCIIDVFWIYFVATPMYKLEVPSLMELKVMPAIFFYIIFLLGLIFFVINPNQGNTLFNVFLIGTFYGLVTYGTYDLTVYATMNIFSLKLVIADILWGMFLSGSVATLTVFTTAKLD is encoded by the coding sequence ATGATTAAAACTTTTTTTATAGCGCTGCTATTCTTTTGCATTATCGATGTCTTTTGGATTTATTTTGTAGCAACTCCAATGTATAAACTTGAAGTACCATCTCTTATGGAACTTAAGGTTATGCCTGCAATTTTTTTCTATATTATCTTTCTACTAGGCTTGATCTTCTTTGTTATAAATCCTAATCAGGGCAACACTCTTTTTAACGTCTTTTTAATTGGTACTTTTTATGGCCTTGTGACCTATGGTACTTACGACCTAACTGTTTATGCAACAATGAATATTTTTAGCTTAAAGCTTGTCATAGCTGATATTTTATGGGGAATGTTCCTCTCAGGTTCCGTGGCAACACTAACGGTCTTTACAACAGCTAAATTAGATTAA
- the lpxD gene encoding UDP-3-O-(3-hydroxymyristoyl)glucosamine N-acyltransferase, with protein sequence MNISLGKIAEIIDASLDGDPSKVIYGINALEDAQNNEISYATSIKYLKPLSKTSAGAVILEKNLKDLCSSNALIVENTYLAFAKLTHHLKKQQSQLSSQEVQSNIGKAQKIKGVFIGPSCFIGNEVVIGENTIIETNCVIEDGVHIGENSHISSNVIIQRNCLIGKNCIISSGAIIGSEGFGNARTKNKDWLPISHLGNVQLGDNVSIGANTTIDRGTIKDTEIHDGVKIDNLVHIAHNVVIGENSAIAAKTGIAGTTSIGRRCMIGGMVGIVGHLMITDDVVINATSTVNRNITEPGVYTGFVPLMLHSEWKKVGMWLTKLDKIAFYLKIKLKNIK encoded by the coding sequence ATGAATATTTCACTTGGAAAAATTGCAGAAATTATTGATGCATCATTAGATGGTGATCCTTCAAAAGTTATTTATGGAATTAATGCCCTAGAAGATGCACAAAATAATGAAATTAGCTACGCTACAAGTATAAAATATTTGAAGCCTTTGAGTAAGACTAGTGCTGGTGCGGTAATATTAGAAAAAAATCTAAAAGACCTTTGCTCTTCCAATGCCCTTATCGTTGAAAATACTTATCTAGCTTTTGCTAAATTAACACATCATTTAAAAAAACAACAATCTCAACTAAGTAGCCAAGAAGTTCAATCAAATATTGGTAAAGCTCAAAAGATAAAAGGGGTTTTTATAGGGCCATCTTGTTTTATTGGAAATGAAGTTGTAATTGGTGAGAATACGATAATTGAAACAAACTGTGTTATAGAAGATGGCGTCCATATTGGTGAAAACTCTCATATTTCATCAAATGTTATTATTCAGAGAAATTGCTTGATTGGTAAAAATTGTATTATTTCATCTGGAGCAATAATTGGCTCCGAAGGTTTTGGTAATGCTCGAACTAAAAATAAAGATTGGCTTCCTATTTCGCATTTAGGCAATGTTCAGCTTGGAGATAATGTATCAATTGGGGCTAATACAACAATTGACAGAGGTACTATTAAAGACACAGAGATACATGATGGTGTCAAAATTGACAATCTTGTTCATATTGCTCACAATGTTGTAATTGGTGAAAATAGTGCTATTGCTGCTAAAACAGGTATTGCTGGAACTACCTCAATTGGAAGGAGATGTATGATCGGTGGAATGGTAGGTATAGTTGGTCATCTAATGATTACTGATGATGTTGTTATAAATGCCACAAGCACGGTCAATAGAAATATTACTGAACCAGGAGTTTATACTGGTTTTGTACCATTGATGCTTCACTCTGAGTGGAAAAAGGTAGGCATGTGGTTAACAAAACTTGATAAAATTGCTTTTTATTTAAAAATTAAATTAAAGAATATTAAATAG
- the bamA gene encoding outer membrane protein assembly factor BamA, whose product MKNKLIRFLLLFTLFFSIQASANPINKINFTGLNFHSEKMLLEMLPFKVGQNFNSSISDKIIDSLFETGFFSDISIIKDSNSLTINIKENPYIKFLDININKGSGLTAWLKNEKEFLTDEIINELIESNELSAGEIYTKRKLTELITLIEDQYIKSGYYNVLVDSQIDLDQQNKIGVELNIIQGNKATIGSLNISGNDRLSEQELLKSFEIGEAGLSFINFFTNKDRYSEAELFQGINIMTNTYFDLGYLDFKVINLDSNLSDDKEKVFIDIEISEGIQYKLGEVSFEGELGDFSLTELNSVISMSNGDIFNRNLIINDIQILTDMFADRGYAFVNINPVLSDFLDSVDVNFEISLNKKVYINRIMISGNTRTQDEVIRREVEISEGGLYSRSALRDSLEKLRRIGYFSDVQISTSEVEDLPDKIDINFIVEETQTGAISFSVSHSNNYGISIGAGIQEKNIFGSGNTLNADLKLSESFNKVSFYFMNPNFNDAGHSISIGAFKSEISDDDVTNNSYEIDSTGLTLGYGIPLTKDTRVNTNLEYSKNKIKCGTLFSGSGYESSQCATPKKDEFKLNVNWNENTLNNYLYPTEGRTNELAIGISLPLGDFRYYNLSASHTSYTPLNENATLKLTGSIDLAKGYSGKELPFYRRYFGGGSGSVRGFGNKTLGPVYPNGKAKGGELSLLGSVNLITPAFFFENNDKMRLSGFIDAGNIYDKTSNLKLGDLRMSAGIGFAYLSPIGVIGAYIATPIIKKSGDTIEDFGLTLGTGF is encoded by the coding sequence ATGAAAAATAAACTAATTAGATTTTTGCTTCTCTTTACCTTATTCTTTTCAATACAAGCATCAGCAAATCCTATTAACAAAATTAATTTTACTGGCCTTAATTTTCATTCTGAAAAAATGTTGCTTGAAATGCTCCCATTCAAAGTTGGTCAAAATTTCAATTCCTCAATAAGTGATAAAATTATTGATTCTCTATTTGAAACAGGGTTCTTTTCTGATATATCAATAATTAAAGATAGTAATAGCCTTACAATTAATATTAAAGAAAACCCTTACATAAAGTTTCTTGATATCAACATAAATAAAGGATCTGGATTAACGGCTTGGCTTAAAAATGAAAAAGAATTTCTAACTGACGAGATTATTAATGAATTAATAGAATCAAACGAACTTTCTGCTGGGGAGATTTACACTAAAAGAAAACTAACTGAACTTATAACTTTAATAGAGGATCAGTATATTAAATCTGGTTATTACAATGTTCTAGTTGATTCGCAAATAGATCTTGACCAGCAAAATAAAATCGGAGTTGAGCTTAATATTATTCAAGGAAATAAAGCAACCATAGGCTCTCTTAATATTTCTGGGAATGATAGACTATCTGAACAAGAATTACTGAAATCTTTTGAAATTGGTGAAGCTGGTTTATCTTTTATTAATTTTTTTACTAACAAAGATCGTTATTCAGAAGCTGAATTATTTCAAGGTATCAACATAATGACTAATACTTATTTTGATCTTGGATATCTTGATTTTAAAGTTATTAACTTAGATTCTAATTTAAGTGATGATAAGGAAAAAGTATTTATTGATATTGAAATTTCTGAAGGAATTCAATATAAACTCGGTGAAGTTTCTTTTGAAGGTGAGTTAGGAGATTTTTCTCTTACTGAACTTAATAGTGTTATCAGTATGAGTAATGGTGATATATTCAATCGTAATTTAATAATTAATGATATTCAAATCCTTACTGATATGTTTGCTGATCGAGGATATGCATTTGTTAATATAAATCCAGTCTTGTCAGATTTTTTAGATTCTGTTGATGTTAATTTTGAAATCTCATTGAATAAAAAAGTTTATATTAATAGAATAATGATTTCAGGAAATACGCGTACGCAAGATGAAGTAATAAGAAGAGAAGTAGAAATTTCTGAAGGTGGTTTATATTCTAGATCTGCATTAAGGGATTCTTTAGAAAAGCTTAGAAGAATTGGATATTTTTCTGATGTTCAAATATCAACTTCGGAGGTTGAAGATCTTCCAGACAAAATTGATATCAATTTCATAGTTGAGGAAACTCAGACTGGGGCAATTAGTTTTTCTGTGTCACATAGCAATAATTATGGTATTTCAATTGGTGCAGGAATTCAAGAAAAAAATATTTTTGGCTCAGGTAATACACTTAATGCAGACTTAAAACTTTCAGAATCTTTTAATAAGGTTAGCTTTTATTTTATGAACCCTAACTTCAATGATGCTGGTCATAGTATTAGTATAGGTGCCTTTAAAAGTGAAATAAGTGATGATGATGTTACTAATAACTCTTATGAAATTGATAGCACAGGCTTAACCTTAGGTTATGGAATTCCATTAACCAAAGATACCAGAGTAAATACTAATCTTGAATATTCCAAGAATAAGATAAAGTGCGGAACATTATTCTCTGGATCAGGTTATGAATCTAGTCAATGCGCCACTCCAAAAAAAGATGAGTTCAAACTCAATGTTAACTGGAATGAAAATACTCTAAATAATTATCTTTATCCAACAGAGGGTAGAACCAATGAACTTGCAATTGGTATATCCCTTCCTTTAGGTGACTTCAGATACTATAATCTGAGTGCAAGTCACACAAGTTATACCCCACTTAATGAGAATGCGACACTAAAATTAACTGGTAGCATTGATCTTGCAAAAGGATATAGTGGGAAAGAACTCCCTTTCTATAGAAGGTATTTTGGAGGAGGAAGTGGATCAGTTCGAGGTTTTGGAAACAAGACTCTTGGCCCTGTTTATCCAAATGGAAAGGCAAAGGGAGGTGAGTTATCGCTCCTTGGAAGTGTTAACCTAATAACTCCTGCCTTCTTCTTTGAGAATAATGATAAGATGAGGCTTAGTGGCTTTATTGATGCCGGAAATATATATGACAAAACATCAAACCTCAAATTAGGTGATTTAAGAATGTCTGCTGGAATTGGTTTTGCTTATCTTAGTCCTATAGGCGTGATAGGAGCTTATATTGCCACTCCTATAATTAAAAAATCAGGTGATACTATAGAAGACTTTGGACTTACTTTAGGTACTGGCTTTTAA
- a CDS encoding symmetrical bis(5'-nucleosyl)-tetraphosphatase gives MDYVVGDVQGCFDSLQALLKKINFNKDRDRIYFLGDVINRGNKSLETLRFIHSFKDNMKMVLGNHDFHLLVCALTDRKPNKKDTFLEILNTHDKQSLLDYLLNRPLVIEYGNALLVHAGIPPQWDKSEVMKNAEIVHQKLRANDPKEFLSKMYGNEPSIWTNELGIDENCRYTINALMRMRFCKENGELEFDHKLDVDQNPIGFKAWFLHEKRLLKETEIYFGHWSTLNNVVTKNIFALDHGCVWGESLTAFNLSTKEYTSQQSIESR, from the coding sequence ATGGATTACGTCGTTGGTGACGTTCAAGGCTGCTTTGATAGCCTTCAAGCACTCCTTAAAAAAATAAATTTTAATAAAGATAGAGATCGTATTTATTTTTTAGGGGATGTCATTAATCGAGGCAACAAATCCTTGGAAACATTGCGCTTTATACACTCATTTAAAGATAATATGAAAATGGTCTTAGGAAACCATGACTTTCATTTACTGGTATGCGCATTAACAGATAGGAAGCCAAATAAAAAAGATACTTTTTTGGAAATATTAAATACTCATGACAAACAATCTTTACTTGATTATCTTTTAAATAGACCTCTAGTTATTGAATATGGTAATGCCCTTCTAGTTCATGCTGGAATTCCGCCACAATGGGATAAATCTGAGGTTATGAAAAATGCTGAAATAGTTCATCAAAAGCTCAGGGCAAATGACCCAAAAGAGTTTTTATCAAAAATGTATGGAAATGAGCCGTCAATATGGACTAATGAGTTAGGTATTGACGAAAATTGCCGTTATACAATAAATGCCCTAATGAGAATGAGGTTTTGTAAGGAGAATGGTGAGCTTGAGTTTGACCATAAACTTGATGTAGATCAAAACCCTATTGGCTTTAAAGCCTGGTTTTTGCATGAGAAACGATTACTTAAAGAAACAGAAATTTACTTTGGACATTGGTCAACATTAAATAATGTTGTTACCAAAAATATATTTGCACTTGATCATGGATGCGTTTGGGGTGAAAGCTTAACGGCTTTCAACCTATCAACCAAAGAATACACATCTCAACAATCAATTGAATCTCGCTAG
- the fabZ gene encoding 3-hydroxyacyl-ACP dehydratase FabZ, with the protein MEMNINEVKNFLPHRYPFLLIDKVIDFETGKSLTAIKNVSFNEPHFTGHFPDQPIMPGVLIIEAMAQATGILAFKSEVGRPQTGQIYMLVGVDKVRFKKIVEPGDQLQVYAEVITVKRGIWKFSCKASVDGELVTSAEIICTQKTAK; encoded by the coding sequence ATGGAAATGAATATCAATGAGGTTAAGAATTTTCTACCTCACCGCTACCCTTTTTTATTAATTGATAAAGTAATTGATTTTGAGACTGGTAAAAGTCTTACAGCAATCAAAAATGTTTCTTTTAATGAACCACACTTTACTGGTCACTTTCCTGATCAACCAATTATGCCTGGTGTTTTGATTATTGAAGCAATGGCTCAGGCAACTGGTATTTTAGCCTTTAAATCTGAAGTTGGTCGTCCACAAACTGGCCAAATTTATATGCTTGTTGGGGTTGATAAGGTTCGCTTCAAAAAAATTGTTGAGCCTGGTGATCAACTTCAAGTCTATGCAGAAGTTATTACCGTTAAGCGTGGTATATGGAAATTTAGTTGTAAAGCCTCAGTTGATGGAGAATTAGTAACCTCAGCTGAAATAATTTGTACTCAAAAAACTGCAAAATAA
- the rsmA gene encoding 16S rRNA (adenine(1518)-N(6)/adenine(1519)-N(6))-dimethyltransferase RsmA produces the protein MPHQPRKRFGQNFLVDEKIINQIILTISPKHNDNIIEIGPGKGALTFPMLEHLNSLNIIEIDRDLVALLKSKKEEKLVIYEADALNFDFAVIDNKFRVIGNLPYNISTPLLFHLLDYRDKIIDMTFMLQKEVVDRIVASPGNKTYGRLSVLMQAFFEVESMFVVPKESFDPQPKIESAILYLKTREKPMVIDSRPLEEIVKIAFSQRRKTLKNCLKSVLNQSQTSIDLSQRAEMLSLESFITLMNDYEKQN, from the coding sequence ATGCCTCATCAACCTAGAAAACGATTTGGACAAAACTTTTTAGTTGATGAAAAAATTATCAATCAAATCATATTAACTATCTCGCCAAAACATAATGATAATATTATTGAAATAGGTCCAGGTAAAGGAGCCTTAACTTTTCCCATGCTTGAGCATCTTAATAGCCTTAATATCATTGAGATTGATCGTGATCTAGTCGCATTATTGAAATCTAAAAAAGAAGAAAAATTAGTAATATATGAGGCGGATGCACTTAACTTTGACTTTGCAGTAATTGATAATAAATTTAGAGTAATAGGAAATCTTCCATACAACATCTCTACACCATTGTTATTTCACCTACTTGACTACAGAGATAAAATTATCGATATGACTTTTATGTTACAAAAAGAAGTTGTAGATCGAATTGTTGCCAGTCCTGGAAACAAAACATATGGACGTCTAAGCGTTCTAATGCAAGCATTTTTTGAAGTTGAATCTATGTTTGTAGTTCCGAAAGAGTCGTTTGATCCGCAACCAAAAATTGAATCTGCTATACTTTATTTAAAGACCAGGGAAAAGCCAATGGTTATTGACTCAAGGCCCTTGGAAGAGATTGTTAAAATTGCTTTTTCACAAAGAAGAAAAACACTGAAAAATTGTTTGAAGTCTGTATTAAACCAATCACAAACAAGCATTGATTTATCACAAAGAGCTGAGATGCTCAGCTTAGAAAGCTTTATAACACTAATGAATGACTATGAAAAACAAAATTGA
- the lipB gene encoding lipoyl(octanoyl) transferase LipB, which translates to MIKVRKKGRQNYVKTWKEMKSFTEQRDANTPDEIWILEHDSVFTQGLSGKPEHLLKETVIPVIQSDRGGQITYHGPGQLIIYCLIDIKRLGFGIKKMVSIIEQSIIDLLGQYSIKAHKLNGAPGVYVEGSKIAALGLKVKQGRTYHGLSLNIDMDLTPYGLINPCGYSGLNVTQMLNLTDNTLIISDIQNNLSKHLISYVTRT; encoded by the coding sequence ATGATTAAAGTAAGAAAAAAAGGGCGACAAAATTATGTCAAGACCTGGAAAGAAATGAAATCTTTTACTGAGCAAAGAGATGCTAATACACCAGATGAAATATGGATTCTTGAACATGATAGTGTATTCACTCAAGGTCTTTCAGGTAAGCCAGAACATCTATTAAAGGAAACAGTAATTCCTGTAATTCAATCTGATAGAGGTGGTCAAATAACTTACCATGGCCCAGGTCAATTAATAATTTATTGTCTAATTGATATTAAGCGTCTTGGTTTTGGAATTAAAAAAATGGTCTCTATTATCGAACAATCAATAATTGACTTGCTGGGTCAGTATTCTATCAAGGCTCATAAACTTAATGGAGCTCCTGGTGTCTACGTAGAAGGGTCTAAAATTGCTGCTTTAGGTCTTAAAGTTAAACAAGGAAGAACTTACCATGGATTAAGTTTAAATATTGATATGGACCTTACTCCATATGGCCTAATAAACCCCTGTGGTTATAGTGGTTTAAATGTCACACAAATGCTAAATCTAACGGATAATACGCTCATTATTTCTGATATTCAAAATAACTTATCTAAGCACCTAATATCGTATGTTACAAGAACTTGA
- the apaG gene encoding Co2+/Mg2+ efflux protein ApaG, with amino-acid sequence MTMKNKIEVNVAVTYLAGQSNIPNAQYAYAYTITITNNGETGAQLRTRHWIIQDESGEVEEVVGEGVIGQQPHLSPGESFEYSSGAIISTETGSMKGSYGMINDQGQRFDAIIPEFTLSEPYTLH; translated from the coding sequence ATGACTATGAAAAACAAAATTGAAGTTAATGTTGCGGTAACCTACCTTGCAGGTCAATCTAATATTCCTAATGCTCAATATGCATATGCTTACACCATTACGATTACTAATAATGGGGAAACTGGTGCGCAGCTTAGAACTCGTCACTGGATAATTCAAGATGAATCTGGAGAAGTTGAGGAAGTCGTTGGTGAGGGTGTGATTGGACAGCAACCCCATCTCTCCCCAGGAGAGAGCTTTGAGTATAGCTCAGGAGCAATCATTAGCACTGAAACAGGGTCTATGAAGGGCTCTTATGGAATGATTAATGATCAAGGTCAACGCTTTGATGCAATAATCCCAGAGTTCACCTTAAGTGAGCCCTATACTCTTCACTAG
- the pdxA gene encoding 4-hydroxythreonine-4-phosphate dehydrogenase PdxA — MPIAFTSGEPSGIGPDIALIHAQRDRKESLLVYCDPDVLINRAKQLNLPIKLKEQETTKASELYIFPIKTATKVETGVLNTKNANYVLEIIKKATDDCLNKNCSGILTGPINKAVISQSGVKFSGHTEYFAELTRTPKTVMLLATNQLKVALATTHLALKDVSKNITQESLTSVITIINNDLKYFGITKPKILVCGLNPHAGENGYLGNEEIETISPVINKLNKLDFNLIGPVPADTAFTPDSLENIDVVLAMYHDQGLPVLKAKGFKNAANITLGLPFIRTSVDHGTALDLAGSGNISLGSFNTALSYFKKLTNNASST; from the coding sequence ATGCCTATAGCTTTCACTTCTGGCGAACCATCTGGAATTGGACCTGACATAGCCCTAATTCATGCACAAAGAGACAGAAAAGAAAGTCTTTTAGTTTATTGTGATCCAGATGTTCTGATTAATAGAGCAAAACAGCTCAATCTTCCAATTAAATTAAAAGAGCAAGAAACAACAAAAGCTTCAGAATTATACATTTTCCCAATTAAAACAGCTACCAAGGTTGAGACTGGAGTATTAAATACAAAAAATGCAAATTATGTATTGGAAATAATTAAAAAGGCAACTGATGATTGTCTAAATAAGAATTGCAGTGGTATTTTAACTGGTCCTATCAATAAAGCTGTAATTAGCCAGTCTGGAGTAAAATTTAGTGGCCATACTGAGTATTTTGCAGAACTAACAAGAACTCCCAAGACAGTTATGTTGCTAGCTACCAATCAACTTAAAGTTGCTCTTGCAACAACACATTTAGCTTTAAAAGATGTGTCTAAAAATATTACTCAGGAGTCACTAACTAGCGTTATAACTATAATTAATAATGATCTTAAATATTTTGGGATAACAAAACCAAAAATTCTTGTATGTGGGTTAAATCCTCACGCAGGTGAAAATGGTTATCTTGGCAATGAAGAGATTGAAACAATTAGCCCTGTTATAAATAAACTAAATAAACTTGATTTTAATTTAATAGGCCCTGTTCCTGCTGATACAGCATTTACGCCTGATTCACTAGAGAATATTGATGTTGTTCTTGCTATGTATCATGATCAAGGACTGCCAGTACTTAAAGCCAAAGGCTTTAAGAATGCTGCTAATATTACACTTGGTCTTCCATTTATTCGAACTTCAGTTGATCATGGAACAGCTTTAGATCTTGCTGGCAGTGGCAATATAAGTCTAGGGAGTTTTAATACTGCCTTGTCTTACTTCAAAAAATTAACAAATAATGCCTCATCAACCTAG
- a CDS encoding gamma-butyrobetaine hydroxylase-like domain-containing protein, which yields MITPSNLTLSKDKKLLTVTFESIDYSLSSEFLRVYSPSAEVQGHGPGQETLQLNKSNVKIEKLNPMGNYAVAIHYDDGHSTGIYSWSYLHHLSISKDKLWQDYCKRVEKNNNKNSNFHEVSI from the coding sequence ATGATAACTCCAAGCAATTTAACACTTAGTAAAGATAAAAAATTACTAACAGTAACATTTGAAAGTATTGATTATTCTCTGAGTAGTGAGTTTTTAAGAGTTTATTCACCATCAGCAGAAGTCCAAGGACATGGACCAGGTCAAGAGACTCTTCAATTGAATAAAAGCAATGTCAAAATTGAAAAATTAAACCCGATGGGTAATTACGCAGTAGCAATTCATTATGATGATGGTCATAGTACTGGGATCTATTCTTGGAGCTATTTACATCATCTCTCTATTAGTAAGGATAAGCTGTGGCAGGATTATTGTAAGAGAGTTGAAAAAAACAATAATAAAAATTCAAACTTTCATGAAGTTAGTATTTAG